A window of Corythoichthys intestinalis isolate RoL2023-P3 chromosome 14, ASM3026506v1, whole genome shotgun sequence contains these coding sequences:
- the mcm6 gene encoding DNA replication licensing factor MCM6, protein MDVATATAENAGETVKDELADKCQKLFQAFLDEFQTADGEVKYVREAEELIRPERNTLLVSFIDLEAFNQELATTIQEEYYRVYPFLCRAVRNFAREHGNVPLTKEFYVALEDLPARNKIRELSSIRIGTLVRISGQVVRTHPVHPELVSGTFQCMDCQAVIKDVPQQFKYSPPTICRNPVCNNRSRFHLDTHKSKFIDFQKVRIQETQAELPRGSIPRSLEIVLRAEAVETAQAGDRCDFIGTLVVVPDVSQLSTPGLRAETSNRVGGPQRSESEGLRGLKALGVRELSYRLAFLACNVTPTNPRFGGKELREEEQTAESIKSQMTEREWEKVFEMSQDKNLYHNLCTSLFPTIHGNDEVKRGTLLMLFGGVPKTTVEGTSLRGDINVCIVGDPSTAKSQFLKHVEEFSPRAVYTSGKASTAAGLTAAVVRDEESHEFVIEAGALMLADNGVCCIDEFDKMDVKDQVAIHEAMEQQTISITKAGVKATLNARTSILAAANPVNGRYDRSKSLKQNVNLSAPIMSRFDLFFILVDDCNEVTDYAIARRIVDLHSRVEESVDRLYSLDEIRRYLLFARQFKPKISSESEEFIVEQYKRLRQRDGSGGVTKSAWRITVRQLESMIRLSEGMARMHCCDEVQPKHVKEAFRLLNKSIIRVETPDINLEQDDEQEEEEELPEQEGNIPNGVNGEVHGINGHVNGVEGLVNGVNGHAEAGSRLKPSLRLSFAEYQRISNLLVLHLRKSEEAEEEEELKKNAVVNWYLKEIESEIDSEEELINKKGMIEKVIHRLVHFDHILIELSQSGLKGSEPSGTEEEVVLVVNPNYTLED, encoded by the exons ATGGATGTTGCTACCGCGACTGCAGAGAATGCCGGGGAGACTGTGAAAGACGAGTTGGCGGACAAGTGCCAGAAGTTATTCCAGGCTTTTTTGGACGA GTTTCAGACCGCCGATGGAGAAGTGAAGTATGTCCGAGAGGCTGAGGAGCTCATCCGGCCTGAGAGGAACACACTGCTGGTTAGTTTTATTGACCTCGAGGCCTTCAACCAGGAGCTGGCAACCACCATCCAAGAGGAGTATTACAG AGTGTACCCTTTCCTCTGTCGGGCCGTCCGCAATTTTGCAAGGGAACATGGGAATGTTCCTCTCACAAAAGAATTCTATGTGGCCCTTGAAGATTTGCCTGCTAGAAACAA GATTCGTGAGTTGTCATCCATACGCATCGGCACCCTGGTGAGGATCAGTGGTCAGGTTGTGAGGACGCACCCGGTCCACCCTGAACTG GTTAGCGGCACTTTCCAGTGCATGGACTGTCAGGCGGTGATCAAAGATGTCCCTCAGCAGTTCAAGTACTCCCCGCCCACCATCTGCCGTAACCCCGTCTGCAACAACCGCTCGCGCTTCCACCTCGACACGCATAAGTCCAAATTCATTGACTTCCAAAAG GTGCGCATCCAAGAGACGCAGGCGGAGCTGCCCCGTGGTTCCATCCCACGCTCCCTGGAGATCGTTCTCAGAGCTGAAGCAGTGGAGACCGCTCAGGCAGGAGATCGATGTGACTTTATCGGCACGCTCGTTGTGGTGCCAGACGTCTCGCAGCTCAGCACTCCTG GTCTGAGAGCAGAGACCAGTAACAGAGTAGGCGGACCTCAGCGCTCCGAGTCGGAAGGTCTGAGGGGTTTGAAAGCTCTTGGAGTCCGAGAGCTGTCGTACAGgttggcctttttggcctgtaatGTCACTCCCACTAACCCACGG TTCGGAGGCAAGGAGCTGCGAGAGGAGGAGCAGACTGCTGAGAGCATCAAGAGCCAGATGACGGAGCGAGAGTGGGAGAaggtgtttgaaatgagtcaagaCAAGAACTTGTATCATAACCTGTGCACAAGCCTCTTCCCCACAATCCATG GCAACGATGAGGTGAAGCGCGGTACTCTGCTGATGCTGTTCGGGGGCGTCCCAAAGACCACGGTGGAGGGGACTTCACTAAGAGGCGACATCAACGTCTGTATTGTTGGGGATCCCAGTACTGCCAAGAGCCAGTTCCTCAA GCACGTGGAGGAGTTCAGCCCCAGAGCTGTGTACACCAGCGGCAAAGCTAGCACCGCTGCAGGTTTGACTGCCGCGGTGGTCCGAGATGAAGAATCCCATGAATTTGTCATTGAGGCTGGAGCTTTGATGCTGGCTGATAAT GGTGTATGCTGCATTGACGAGTTTGACAAGATGGATGTCAAGGACCAGGTGGCCATCCACGAGGCCATGGAGCAGCAGACCATCAGCATAACGAAGGCTGGAGTCAAG GCTACCCTGAACGCTCGTACATCCATCTTGGCGGCCGCCAATCCAGTCAACGGGCGCTATGACCGTAGTAAGAGTCTGAAACAAAACGTCAACCTAAGTGCCCCCATCATGAGCCGTTTTGACCTTTTCTTTATCCTGGTGGACGACTGCAACGAG GTTACAGACTACGCCATCGCCAGGCGTATCGTAGATCTTCACTCGCGTGTGGAGGAATCTGTGGATAGGCTGTATTCTTTGGATGAAATCCGGCGATACCTGCTGTTTGCGAGGCAGTTCAAACCTAAA ATTTCCAGCGAATCCGAAGAGTTCATCGTGGAGCAGTACAAGCGTCTCCGCCAACGGGACGGCTCAGGTGGCGTGACCAAGTCAGCCTGGAGGATCACTGTGCGGCAGTTGGAAAGCATGATCCGCCTTTCTGAGGGGATGGCCAGGATGCACTGTTGTGATGAG GTGCAACCCAAGCATGTGAAGGAAGCCTTCCGTCTTTTGAACAAGTCCATTATCAGAGTAGAGACACCTGACATCAACCTGGAGCAAGATGATGaacaggaagaggaggaggagcttCCTGAGCAAG AAGGAAACATCCCTAATGGAGTGAATGGTGAGGTCCATGGAATAAACGGGCACGTCAATGGTGTCGAGGGTCTTGTCAACGGTGTGAACGGGCACGCTGAGGCCGGAAGTCGGCTCAAACCATCCCTCCGTTTGTCTTTCGCCGAGTACCAGCGCATCTCCAATTTGCTCGTCTTGCATCTACGCAAATCAGAAGAAG ctgaggaggaggaagaactGAAGAAAAACGCTGTGGTCAACTGGTACCTGAAGGAGATCGAGTCAGAGATAGACTCTGAGGAGGAGCTCATCAATAAGAAGGGAATGATCGAGAAGGTCATCCACAGGCTGGTGCACTTT GATCATATCCTCATCGAGCTTTCTCAATCAGGCCTTAAAGGCTCCGAGCCCTCTGGCACTGAAGAAGAGGTGGTTCTGGTCGTCAATCCCAACTACACCCTCGAAGATTGA